GTTGGCGCGCAGAAGGGAATCGAGCGCGAGGACCTTGCCGTTCAGGCCGGGGTCGATCGCGCTCCCGAACTCGACGGTCAGAGCGGTATCGCCGCAGGGTAGAAATCGAGGTGTCTGCACTATTCACCCGTCCAATCGTTGCCCCAGATCTCTCTCACATCGACCGGGTTGGAACAATGCGGGAGTTGACCTTGCGCTATGCCTTGGAGGCAGGCGAGAGGGCTCCACGTGAGGGAACAGTGGTGAGGGACGGGTGCTCCGATTTGTCAGGCTCAACGTGTCGTCCCCCTTCATGTTATGTCATTGTGGCTCGATAGCCCCGAGGCCGGAGGCCCATGCGGAGTAGATCATGACTTTGAAAGCCAAGAATGCCGTCGTTACCGGCTCGACCAGCGGGATCGGGCTGGCCATCGCCGGGGCCTTCGCCAAGGAAGGCGCGAACGTGGTCATCAACGGACTCGGTGATGAAGCGGAGATCGAGAGGACCCGTGCCGCCATCGAGAGCGAGTACGGCGTGAAAGCCCTCTATTCGCCGGCCAACATGCTCAAAGCCGACGAGATCGCCGACATGATTCATCAGGCCGAGAAAAGCCTCGACAGCGTGGACATCCTCGTCAACAATGCGGGCATTCAGTTCGTCTCGCCGGTGGAGGAGTTCCCGGTCGAGAAATGGGACCAGATCATCGCGATCAATCTCTCCTCGGCCTTCCATGCCATCCGTGCCGCGGTGCCGGGCATGAAAGCGCGCGGTTGGGGGCGGATCATCAACACCGCCTCTGCCCATTCCCTCGTGGCGTCGCCCTTCAAGTCGGCCTATGTCGCCGCCAAGCACGGCATCGCGGGCTTGACGAAAACCGTTGCTCTGGAGGTGGCGACCCACGGCATCACGGTGAACTGCATCAGCCCCGGCTATGTCTGGACGCCTCTCGTGGAAAGGCAGATCCCTGACACGATGAAGGCGCGCAACATGACCAAGGAGCAGGTGATCAACGACGTTCTGCTCGAGGCTCAGCCAACCAAGCAGTTCGTGACCGTCGAGCAGGTCGCGGCGCTGGCCGTGTTCCTCTGCTCGGACGCGGCGAGCCAGATGTCGGGCGCCAACCTGTCCATGGATGGCGGCTGGACGGCGAAGTAGGGCACTCGCGAGGGTCAGCCCCTCGCGAAAGCGTCCGTCGCCTCGATGAGATGGTGCAGGATTCCGGGCTCGTTCACGGCGTGGCCCGCATCCGGCACCATGATGAAGCGGGCCTCGGGCCATGCGCGGTGCAGATCCCAGGCCGTCTTGGGCGGCGTGGCGACGTCGTAGCGGCCCTGGATGATGATGGCGGGGATTCCTTTTAGCCTGCAGGCGTCGCGGATCAGCTGCCCTTCCTCGAACCACCCTCCATTGACGAAGTAGTGGTTCTCGATTCGGGCGAATGCGATCGCGTAATGATCGTTACCGAACTGGTTGGTGAATTCCTGGTTGTGGAGGAGGGTGATGGTCTCGCCCTCCCACAGGCTCCACGCGCTTGCGGCCTCTTGCCGGACGGCGGGGTCCGCATGGGTCAGACGCTTGCGGTAGGCGGCCATCAGGTCGCCGCGCTCCTCCTGCGGGATGGGAGCAAGGAAACGCTCCCATTTGTCGGGGAAGATCCAGGATGCGCCTTCCTGGTAATACCAAAGCAACTCCTCACGGCGGAGCGTGAAGATCCCGCGCAGCACGAGTTCCGTGACGCGCTCCGGGTGGGTTTCCGCATAGGCGAGGGCGAGGGTCGAGCCCCAGGAGCCGCCGAACACCATCCACCTGTCTACATCGATCATGACGCGAAGGCGCTCGATATCGGCCACGAGATGCCATGTGGTGTTGGCCTCAAGGCTCGCATAGGGCGTGGAACGTCCGCAACCGCGCTGGTCGAAGAGCAGGATCTTGTACTTATCCGGGTCGAACAGACGACGCGCCGCCGGCGAGAAGCCGCCGCCCGGGCCCCCATGGAGGAACACCACGGGCTTGCCATCGGGGTTGCCGCACAATTCCCAATAGACCCGGTGCCCGTCACCGACGTCGAGCATGCCGCGATCATAGGGTTCGATTTCGGGGTAGAAGGTGCGCATGGCTGAAAAAGGCTCCGGAACAGCGGAGCTTATCCATACCCATGGGGCCGTCGTCTGTCACCATGGACAGGTTCGTGAGCCGGCTTCGGACCCCCTAGCGTGTCGTCGCAGTGTCATATAACTTTGCAACTGGGGAACACGGGTAAAAGCCCGACCTTATGGAGGATGACAATGTTGACCAAGCGCGCCGGCTTGAAGCTGGCCACAGCTTTCGCCGCTCTCATGATCGCCGGAACGGCCCAGGCGGCCGAGAAGCTCCGGCTCCTGACCTGGGCGGACTACGCTCCGAAGGAGGTCGTGGATCAGTTCACCAAGGAAACCGGGATCGACGTCGAGATCACGCTCTCGAACAACGAGGAGATGATCTCCAAGCTGCGCGCAACCCAGGGCGCCGGCTTCGATCTGGTGCAGCCGAGCCAGGACCGCATCGCGGGCCCGCAAGCGGAATTCGGAATCTACAAGCCGCTCGACCTGTCGAAGCTCAAATCCGACCAGTTCATCGCCTCCATGCTCGAGGCGACCAAGAAGAACACCACCGTGGACGGCAAGGTCTACGGCGTTCCCCACATCTGGGGCACCGATGGTCTCATCGTGAACACGAAGGCCGCGCCGAAGGTTGCCGACTACAACGACCTTTGCGACCCGTCGCTCGCCGGCAAGACGAGCTTCCGCGCCAAGCGCCCGGCGCTCATCGCCTTCGCGTTCGCCAACGGCATGGATCCCTTCGCGTCCTACGGCGATGCCAAGGCCTATGCCGCGATGATGGACAAGGTCGGCGCCAAGCTCGCCGAGTGCAAGAAGAACGTGAAGTTTTTCTGGGACGGCAAGGATCAGCTTCTCAATGCTATCCGTTCCGGCGAAGTCGTCGCCGCCATGGCGTGGGACACAGGCGGCTGGAAGCTGAACTCCGAGAACCCGGACATCAAGTTCATCGCCCCGAAGTCCGGCGCTCTGGGCTGGGTCGACACCTTCGCCATTCCGGCCAAGGGTCGCAACGACGATGCCGCCTACAAGTGGATCAACTTCAACATGCGTCCTGAGGTCGCCGCGAAGGTGGCCGCTTCCGCCGGCAACTTCACGGCATCCAACGGCGCCGACAAGCTCATGCAGGGCAAGCTGAAGGATCAGTTCGCCGACAGCTTCCCGAAGGCCGCGATCGACAACATCAAGTGGTATCCGGCCGTGCCCGCGGGCATCGAGGAGATCGAAGGCAAGGTCCTCGACCGCCTGAAGGCCGGCTCGTAACATCCGCTTCCTCACGATCAGTCATCCCCTGGCGTCGTGCCGGGGGATGACCTTTTTCGGCGCGCGTCCATGGCACAAATCACCGATCTCGATCTCGTTCACGTCATCAAGCGTTTCGGCTCCTATGCGGCCGTCAACGACGTGAGTTTCAGCGTCGCTCCCGGCGAATTCTTCTCCATTCTCGGGCCCTCCGGCTGCGGCAAGACCACGTTGATGCGGATGATTGCGGGTTTCGAGGACCCGACCTCCGGCGACATCCGAATTCGCGGGAAGTCGATGATCGGCGTTCCGGCCAACAGGCGCCCCGTGAACATGGTGTTTCAGAGTCTCGCGCTCTTTCCGATGATGAGCGTGGGGGAGAACGTTGCCTATGGCCTGACCAGCCGCGGCGTTTCCCGCGCCGAGGCCGAGGAGCGCGCCGGCCGCATGCTGGAGCGCGTAGGCCTGAAAGGTTTCGGCAACCGTCGCGTCACGGCTCTGTCCGGGGGACAGCGCCAGCGCGTCGCCATCGCCCGATGCCTCGTTCTGGAGCCGACGCTCGTTCTTCTCGACGAGCCCCTCGGCGCGCTCGACCTCAAGCTGCGCGAACACATGAAGATCGAGCTCAAGCAGCTGCAGGCCACCTTCAACACCACTTTCGCCTATATCACTCATGACCAGTCGGAAGCGCTCGTCATGTCCGATCGCATCGCGGTCATGAACCAGGGCAGGTTCGAGCAGGTCGGAAGCCCGCGCGAGCTCTATCATCATCCCGCAACGCCCTTCGTGGCGAGCTTCGTCGGCGAGACGAACAAATGGCAGGGCGAAGCAGCGGCCGCCGCCGCCGACGGCACCGTTGCCATACGTCTGCCGTCCGGCACGATGGTCCAAGGGCAGGGCAAGGTCGTCGATAAGGCAACGCTCGCCTTCGTACGCCCCGAGGCCATCGCGCTGGCACAGGATTCATCGTCTCTCGGTGGCCTGCCGAACCGGTTCGAGGGCCGCGTCTCGGCCGTGCTGTTCGATGGTGCGAATTCGAGCCTGCTGATCGATGCGGCGGGTTTCGACGAGCCCGTGCGGGCGGTGCTGCCGCAGGCCGGTCCGCTCGCCGGCATTCAGGTCGGCGCGCCGATTCATGTCGGCTGGGCGGTCGAAGCCATGAAGGTCTTCGCCGCATGAGCACGAAACCGGCCCAGCGTCTCACGCTCTTTCTGCTTCTGGCGCCGGCCGTGCTCTGGCTCGGTGTGCTCATCGTTCTGCCGCATGTGGAGATCCTCGTCCTCTCCTTCAGCGAGAGGGTGGCTCCGCGCGTCTATGCCTTCGGCTTCGGCAACTACCTCGAATTCTTCACCGAACCGCTCTATTGGCGCACCTTCGCGAGGACGGCGATCGTGTCGATCGTGGTGACGGCGCTCACTCTCGTGCTCGCCTTTCCCATCGCGCTCTATATCGCCCGCGTCGCCCAGGGGCGGCTGAAGGCGATGCTGCTGCTGCTCTGCCTTCTGCCGTTCTGGGTCTCCGAGCTCGTGCGCACGCTCGGCTGGATGATGCTTCTGCGCGAGACAGGCGTGATCTCCTACCTGCTCCAGGCGACGGGAGTGACCGGGGAGCGAATCGAGTTTCTCTACAACGACGGCGCCGTCATTCTCGGCCTCGTCTATGGCGGCCTTCTTTTCATGATCGTGCCGCTCGCCAATGCACTGGAGAGCCTGGAGCCGGCCGTGGTCGAAGCGGGCTTCGATCTCGGCGGCAGCCGCTGGACGGTGCTGCGCCGGATCGTCATTCCTCATGCGATGCCCGGCATCGTGGCCGGCTCGATCATCGTGTTCATGCTCACCGTCGGCAATTTCGCGACGCCGGTGCTGCTGGGCGGCAAGAACGGGCTGTGGTTCACGGAGCAGATCTACGCGCAGTTCATCACGCGGTTCAACTGGCCGCAGGGCGCAGCCTTCGGCATGCTCCTTCTCCTGCTGTCCTCCGCCATCGTCTGGGCCGGACTTCGTCTCACCGGACAGAGCCTGGGCACCACCTTGAAGCAGGCTTGACCCGTCATGAACCGTCCGTCCTTCGCCTGGAAGCTCTATATCGCGGCGTTCTACGCGTTCCTGTTCGCGCCGCTCCTGGTCGTGGCGGTCTTCGCCTTCAATGCCAGCCCGTTCCCGTCTCCTCCCTGGAGGGGTTTCACGCTCGAATGGTTCATCGGCTCGGGCGAGACTTTCGGAAAGCCGGGCGTGCTGGTCGATCCGATCTGGCTCGACACCATCGCCAACAGCTTCAAGATCGCCGTGCCCGTGGCGCTCCTCGCCGTTATCGTCGGCACCGTGAATGCATGGGTGCTGGAGCGGGCCGAATTTCCCGGAAAGACGCTCCTGTCGATGATGATGCTCTGGCCGCTCGTCATTCCCGGCGTGGTGCTCGGCATCTCCATCCTCGCCTTCTTCTCGCGGGTGGCGAACGGGCTCGAGGAGTGGCTTCAGACCGATCTCGATTTTCTGCGCCCCGGCCTGCCTCTGGTCGTTCTGGGCCAGCTCTCGTTCATTCTGACGATTTCGACGCTCATCATCGCGGCACGGCTGCGCAAATTCGACCGCTCGCTCGAAGAAGCGGCCTTCGATCTCGGAGCCAGCCGTGCGCGTGTGCTGCGCACGATCACGCTGCCGTTCTTGAGCCCCGCGCTCGTCGGCGCGGGACTTGTGGCCCTGCTCATGTCGTTCGAGAATTTCAACACGACACTGATGCTCGTGGGGTCCGAGCCGCCGCTGCCGATCACCATGTACGGTCAGATGCGCGAGGGGGCAACGCCGGCGATCAATGCCGTGAGTCTCCTGCTGATGCTCGGCGTCGGCGGCATCGCGAGCATCTTCGCGCTCACCGCGAAGGCGGAACGGTAAAATTCATCAACGCGGCGTTATCGAGAAAGCTCGGACGTGCATGGCCGCAGGACATGCGGCCATGCCGGAGTGGGACTGACGGGGCGGGGTCACCGTCCCCAGGTACGATCGAGAACGTTGATCCAGTTCTCGTAGCAGAGCTTGCGCAACGTCGCCTCGTCATAGCCGTGCCTGCGCATGGCATCGACGAGGCGCGGCAGTCCGCGCACGTCACCGATCTCGGCCGGAATGGTTGCGCCGTCGAAATCGGACCCCAGGCCGACGCCGTCGACACCCACATGCTCGATGAGGTGATCCATGTGGCGGATCATCTCCTCCAGCGGCGTCTTGTCGTCGCGTTGCCCGTCGGGCCGGATGAACGAGGTGGCGAAGTTCACGCCCACCATGCCGCGGCTTTCGCGGATGGCGGCGAGCTGCTTGTCCGTCAGGTTGCGCGAGTGCTGACACACGGCATAGGCGTTCGAATGCGTAGCGACCAAAGGCGCATCCGACAGCTTGGCGATGTCCCAGAAACCCTTTTCGTTGAGGTGCGAGAGATCGACCATGATCTTCAGGCGGTTGCATGCTCTCACCAGTTCGCGTCCGCGATCGGTCAGGCCGGGGCCCGTATCGGGCGTCGACGGATAACGGAAGGGGACGCCATGGCCGAAGATGTTCGGGCGGCTCCAGACCGGGCCGAGGGAGCGAAGGCCGCTTTCATAGAGCACGTCGAGCATGTGCAGATCGGGGTCAATCCCTTCGGCGCCCTCGATATGCAGGATCGCGGCGAGCTTGCCGTTGTCGAGGCAGTGGCGGATGTCCGCAGCCGACCGGCAGATCTTCACCTCGCCCTTCGAGGCACGCTCGATACGCATCAGAAGCGATGCCATGTGCACCGTTACCTGCTGGCTCGGAGCCAGCGGCAGTGGTGACGGCAGGGGCACGTCGTATTCGGTGTGGGTCATCAGGGCGTCGACGTCGATGCCCATATCCTCCGAGGGTACGTAAACCGCGAAGAATCCGCCGAAGAATCCACCCTGCTTCATGCGGGGCCAATCGAGATGGCCGATATTGTCTCCCTCTAGAAACGCCTTCTCGGGCGGGAGCGAGCCGCGCATGAGGCGCAGGAGAACGTCGTTGTGACCATCGAAAACGGGCATGAGAGGAGCGCGGGACATGTTTTCAAACAATCCTATGAAGTGGAAACGTCTCAGCCGACTTTGGCGTGCACCGGCTGCGATTGATTGCGCGTGAAGCCCTGGCTCGCCTGGATCAGGGACTGGGTATACTCGTTTGCGGCCTTGCTGGAGCGCAGAGCCTCCGACGCCGTCTCCTCCACGGCCTCGCCGTGGCGCATGACGAGCAGGCGCTCGCATAGATGCGCGACCACGGCGAGATCATGGCTCACCAGAATATAGGTCAGGCCCATCTTGCGGCGCAGCTCGTCGAGAAGGTTCAGGATCTCCGCCTGCACGGATGCGTCGAGCGCCGAGGTCGGCTCGTCGAGGAGCAGCACCTTGGGGCGCAGGATGAGCGCGCGCGCGATCGCGATGCGCTGACGCTGACCGCCCGACAGCTGATGCGGATAGCGGAATCGGAAGGAAGGGCCGAGGCCCACTTCCTTCAGCGCCTGAAGGATGCGGGCCTCCGCATCCTTCACGCCGTGAATGGCGAGCGGCTCCGAGAGCGTGCGGTCGACCGTGTGGCGCGGGTGGAGCGAGGCATAGGGGTCCTGGAAGACCATCTGCACCGTTCGGTAGAAATCCCTGCTGCGCGGCGTGGTCACTTCCTTGCCATCCACGAGCACATGCCCGCCCGTGATCGGCGCAAGGCCGCAGATGGCGCGCAGCACCGTCGATTTGCCGGAGCCGGATTCGCCTACGAGACCATAGGCCTCGCCGCGCTTGACCGTGAAGCTTACGTCTTTGACCGCTTCGACCCGGAGGCGGCCCGTGCCGAAGACGACATTGAGGTTCTGAATATCGAGCATGATCAGAGCGCCCAGGATGGATCGCGGTTCAGGGTCGGAAGCGGGCGAACGTCATCCGCTAGGGTCGGCAGGCAGCGCATGAGACCTTGCGTGTAGGGATGCTGGGCATTGCGGAAGTTCTTGGCCTCCAACTCTTCCACCACGCGGCCCGCATACATCACGAGAACGCGGTCGCAGAAGGACGAGACGAGCTTCAGGTCGTGCGAGATGAAGACGAGGCCCATGCCGCGCTCGGTCACGAGCTCGTCGAGAATGCGCAGAACCTCCATCGACACCGTCACGTCGAGGGCCGAGGTGGGCTCGTCGGCGATGAGGAGGTCCGGATCCGTGACGAGCATCATGGCGATCATGGCGCGCTGGCCCATGCCGCCCGACACCTCGTGCGGATAGAGCGCGAAGACCCGTCCCGGGTCGCGCATCTTCACGGCCTCCAGCATGGTGAGCGCCTTGTCGCGAGCTTCCGCGCGGCTGGATTTCGCATGCGCCTGGTAGGCCTCGATGATCTGCTCGCCGATGGTCATGACCGGGTTCAGCGAGTATTTCGGATCCTGCATCACCATGCTGATGCGGCCCCCGCGCAGGGTTCTCAACGTGCGCTTGGAGGCGGTGAGCAGATCGACATCGTCGAAATTCAGGCGCTTGGCCGTGACTTCCCCGGGGGGCGGCGTGAGGCCAAGGATGGCGCGACCCGTCTGCGACTTGCCCGAGCCGGACTCGCCGACGATGCCGAGCCGCTCGCGGCCGAGTTGAAAGGACACGCCGCGCACCGCCTCGACGGTGCCGGTGCGCAGGTGGAAGCGGACGCGGAGGTCTTCGACTTCGAGAAGCGGCTTCGTCATTTCGCGGCCTTCGGATCGAGAACGTCACGCAGGCCGTCGCCCAGCAGGTTGAAGCCCAGGCTCACTACGAAGATGGCCAGGCCCGGCATGGCGGCGACCCACCATTGATCGATGAGATAGTTGCGGCCCGTCGCGACCATGGCACCCCATTCGGGCAGAGGCGGCTGCGCGCCGAGGCCCAGGAAGCCGAGGCCCGCAGCGGTCAGGATGATGCCGGCCATGTCGAGCGTCACGCGCACGACCAGGGACGAGATGCACAGCGGCACCACATGGCCGAGAATGATCCGCGGCGTGGAGGCTCCCTGCAGCTTCACGGCCGCGATGAAATCGCTGTTGCGGATCATTAGCGTCTCCGCACGGGCGATGCGTGCGTAGGGTGGCCAGGACGTGATCGCGATGGCAATCACCGCATTCTCGATGCCCGGGCCCAAGGCCGCCACGAAGGCGAGCGCGAGAACGAGGCGCGGAAACGCGAGGAAGATGTCGGTGATGCGCATCAGCACCGTGTCGACCCAGCCCCCGAGATAACCCGAGATCGTGCCGACCAGAAGTCCGATGGGCGTTGCGATGACCGACACCAGGACGATGACGAAGAGTGTGATGCGCGAGCCATAAATGATGCGCGACAGAATATCGCGCGCCTGGTCGTCGGTGCCGAGCCAATAGGTCCCGCTCGGCGGCAGCAGGCGCTCCGTGCGCAGGTCGCCCCCGACCACGGGAGAATAGGGTGCGATGACGTTCGCGAAGAGAGCGACCAGGATGAGCAGCACCACGATGCCGAGGCCCAGCACCGCGAGCGGGTTCCTGGTGAAGGAGCGCCAGCCGAGATAGAAGCGGCCGAAGCGCGCCTGCCA
This window of the Microvirga sp. TS319 genome carries:
- a CDS encoding dipeptidase, yielding MSRAPLMPVFDGHNDVLLRLMRGSLPPEKAFLEGDNIGHLDWPRMKQGGFFGGFFAVYVPSEDMGIDVDALMTHTEYDVPLPSPLPLAPSQQVTVHMASLLMRIERASKGEVKICRSAADIRHCLDNGKLAAILHIEGAEGIDPDLHMLDVLYESGLRSLGPVWSRPNIFGHGVPFRYPSTPDTGPGLTDRGRELVRACNRLKIMVDLSHLNEKGFWDIAKLSDAPLVATHSNAYAVCQHSRNLTDKQLAAIRESRGMVGVNFATSFIRPDGQRDDKTPLEEMIRHMDHLIEHVGVDGVGLGSDFDGATIPAEIGDVRGLPRLVDAMRRHGYDEATLRKLCYENWINVLDRTWGR
- a CDS encoding ABC transporter ATP-binding protein; this encodes MLDIQNLNVVFGTGRLRVEAVKDVSFTVKRGEAYGLVGESGSGKSTVLRAICGLAPITGGHVLVDGKEVTTPRSRDFYRTVQMVFQDPYASLHPRHTVDRTLSEPLAIHGVKDAEARILQALKEVGLGPSFRFRYPHQLSGGQRQRIAIARALILRPKVLLLDEPTSALDASVQAEILNLLDELRRKMGLTYILVSHDLAVVAHLCERLLVMRHGEAVEETASEALRSSKAANEYTQSLIQASQGFTRNQSQPVHAKVG
- a CDS encoding ABC transporter ATP-binding protein — encoded protein: MTKPLLEVEDLRVRFHLRTGTVEAVRGVSFQLGRERLGIVGESGSGKSQTGRAILGLTPPPGEVTAKRLNFDDVDLLTASKRTLRTLRGGRISMVMQDPKYSLNPVMTIGEQIIEAYQAHAKSSRAEARDKALTMLEAVKMRDPGRVFALYPHEVSGGMGQRAMIAMMLVTDPDLLIADEPTSALDVTVSMEVLRILDELVTERGMGLVFISHDLKLVSSFCDRVLVMYAGRVVEELEAKNFRNAQHPYTQGLMRCLPTLADDVRPLPTLNRDPSWAL
- the pip gene encoding prolyl aminopeptidase encodes the protein MRTFYPEIEPYDRGMLDVGDGHRVYWELCGNPDGKPVVFLHGGPGGGFSPAARRLFDPDKYKILLFDQRGCGRSTPYASLEANTTWHLVADIERLRVMIDVDRWMVFGGSWGSTLALAYAETHPERVTELVLRGIFTLRREELLWYYQEGASWIFPDKWERFLAPIPQEERGDLMAAYRKRLTHADPAVRQEAASAWSLWEGETITLLHNQEFTNQFGNDHYAIAFARIENHYFVNGGWFEEGQLIRDACRLKGIPAIIIQGRYDVATPPKTAWDLHRAWPEARFIMVPDAGHAVNEPGILHHLIEATDAFARG
- a CDS encoding ABC transporter permease, with translation MSTKPAQRLTLFLLLAPAVLWLGVLIVLPHVEILVLSFSERVAPRVYAFGFGNYLEFFTEPLYWRTFARTAIVSIVVTALTLVLAFPIALYIARVAQGRLKAMLLLLCLLPFWVSELVRTLGWMMLLRETGVISYLLQATGVTGERIEFLYNDGAVILGLVYGGLLFMIVPLANALESLEPAVVEAGFDLGGSRWTVLRRIVIPHAMPGIVAGSIIVFMLTVGNFATPVLLGGKNGLWFTEQIYAQFITRFNWPQGAAFGMLLLLLSSAIVWAGLRLTGQSLGTTLKQA
- a CDS encoding ABC transporter permease, with product MNRPSFAWKLYIAAFYAFLFAPLLVVAVFAFNASPFPSPPWRGFTLEWFIGSGETFGKPGVLVDPIWLDTIANSFKIAVPVALLAVIVGTVNAWVLERAEFPGKTLLSMMMLWPLVIPGVVLGISILAFFSRVANGLEEWLQTDLDFLRPGLPLVVLGQLSFILTISTLIIAARLRKFDRSLEEAAFDLGASRARVLRTITLPFLSPALVGAGLVALLMSFENFNTTLMLVGSEPPLPITMYGQMREGATPAINAVSLLLMLGVGGIASIFALTAKAER
- a CDS encoding extracellular solute-binding protein — its product is MLTKRAGLKLATAFAALMIAGTAQAAEKLRLLTWADYAPKEVVDQFTKETGIDVEITLSNNEEMISKLRATQGAGFDLVQPSQDRIAGPQAEFGIYKPLDLSKLKSDQFIASMLEATKKNTTVDGKVYGVPHIWGTDGLIVNTKAAPKVADYNDLCDPSLAGKTSFRAKRPALIAFAFANGMDPFASYGDAKAYAAMMDKVGAKLAECKKNVKFFWDGKDQLLNAIRSGEVVAAMAWDTGGWKLNSENPDIKFIAPKSGALGWVDTFAIPAKGRNDDAAYKWINFNMRPEVAAKVAASAGNFTASNGADKLMQGKLKDQFADSFPKAAIDNIKWYPAVPAGIEEIEGKVLDRLKAGS
- a CDS encoding 3-hydroxybutyrate dehydrogenase encodes the protein MTLKAKNAVVTGSTSGIGLAIAGAFAKEGANVVINGLGDEAEIERTRAAIESEYGVKALYSPANMLKADEIADMIHQAEKSLDSVDILVNNAGIQFVSPVEEFPVEKWDQIIAINLSSAFHAIRAAVPGMKARGWGRIINTASAHSLVASPFKSAYVAAKHGIAGLTKTVALEVATHGITVNCISPGYVWTPLVERQIPDTMKARNMTKEQVINDVLLEAQPTKQFVTVEQVAALAVFLCSDAASQMSGANLSMDGGWTAK
- a CDS encoding ABC transporter permease; this encodes MAGSPALSQPTGLRAWLLSPEPASRWQARFGRFYLGWRSFTRNPLAVLGLGIVVLLILVALFANVIAPYSPVVGGDLRTERLLPPSGTYWLGTDDQARDILSRIIYGSRITLFVIVLVSVIATPIGLLVGTISGYLGGWVDTVLMRITDIFLAFPRLVLALAFVAALGPGIENAVIAIAITSWPPYARIARAETLMIRNSDFIAAVKLQGASTPRIILGHVVPLCISSLVVRVTLDMAGIILTAAGLGFLGLGAQPPLPEWGAMVATGRNYLIDQWWVAAMPGLAIFVVSLGFNLLGDGLRDVLDPKAAK
- a CDS encoding ABC transporter ATP-binding protein codes for the protein MAQITDLDLVHVIKRFGSYAAVNDVSFSVAPGEFFSILGPSGCGKTTLMRMIAGFEDPTSGDIRIRGKSMIGVPANRRPVNMVFQSLALFPMMSVGENVAYGLTSRGVSRAEAEERAGRMLERVGLKGFGNRRVTALSGGQRQRVAIARCLVLEPTLVLLDEPLGALDLKLREHMKIELKQLQATFNTTFAYITHDQSEALVMSDRIAVMNQGRFEQVGSPRELYHHPATPFVASFVGETNKWQGEAAAAAADGTVAIRLPSGTMVQGQGKVVDKATLAFVRPEAIALAQDSSSLGGLPNRFEGRVSAVLFDGANSSLLIDAAGFDEPVRAVLPQAGPLAGIQVGAPIHVGWAVEAMKVFAA